The following proteins are co-located in the Mesorhizobium sp. M1E.F.Ca.ET.045.02.1.1 genome:
- a CDS encoding IS5 family transposase: MTRYELSDCEWTAIRPLLPNKPRGVRRVNDRRVLNGIFWVLRSGAPWRDLPENYGPRTTCYNRFVRWRRAGVWDRIMDALAAGRDAAVQMIDTSVVRVHQHGACIADNTQQDMGRSRGGLTSKIHAVVNSNGLPVHLALTPGEAHDNRLCSVLLSPLLPGTMLLTDRGYDADWIRELARQQGAWANLPPKRNRKDPICFSSYLYRARNLIERFFNKIKQCRCVATRYDKLAANYLAFVKLASIRVWLRANEPVP, encoded by the coding sequence ACTCAGCGATTGCGAATGGACCGCCATCAGACCGTTGCTGCCGAACAAGCCGCGCGGCGTTCGGCGCGTAAATGACCGTCGCGTGCTCAATGGCATCTTTTGGGTCCTGCGTTCAGGTGCCCCTTGGCGCGACCTGCCGGAGAACTACGGTCCCCGCACGACTTGTTACAATCGCTTCGTTCGGTGGCGGCGGGCTGGCGTCTGGGACCGGATCATGGATGCACTGGCGGCCGGTCGTGACGCGGCGGTGCAGATGATCGATACCTCCGTCGTGCGCGTGCACCAGCACGGAGCCTGTATCGCAGACAACACTCAGCAAGATATGGGTCGCTCACGCGGTGGCCTCACCAGCAAGATTCATGCGGTCGTTAACTCCAATGGTCTGCCGGTCCACCTCGCCCTCACGCCGGGTGAGGCGCATGACAATCGGCTGTGTTCGGTCCTTCTCAGCCCCTTGCTTCCAGGAACGATGCTGCTCACGGATCGGGGATACGACGCGGACTGGATCAGGGAGCTTGCCCGTCAGCAAGGCGCATGGGCGAACCTTCCGCCGAAACGCAATCGCAAAGACCCGATTTGCTTCAGCTCGTATCTGTATCGCGCGCGCAACCTGATCGAACGGTTCTTCAACAAGATCAAGCAATGTCGGTGTGTTGCGACCCGATACGACAAACTCGCGGCCAACTACCTGGCCTTCGTCAAGCTCGCATCAATCCGCGTCTGGTTGCGTGCTAATGAGCCCGTGCCCTAG